The region TACTTTGCTGGCCAAGAAAGTACTTCTGTTTTGCTTGTTTGGACTCTCATTTTCTTGAGCAAATTTCCACATTGGCAATCACTTGCTAGAGATGAGATTTTCAATGTCTTTGCTGATAAAAAGCCGGATTTTGATGGTTTGAACCGCCTTAAAGTTGTAAGTCGCATTTCCTTCAACTCCTTTTTAAATTACGCTcatcaaattatcaatcaattcaaaagtttaaacaATTAGACGATATGttatctataaatttaattGCTGTACTGATGCTTTGAGTACGGTTTTGTATCGCCAAAAGTATTAACAATCATTCAAATTTTTCAGAAAGAGCGCATGAacttttttagttatatttgcTACTTGAATCTTCAACGTTTTTAACCGGtgtaaaaataacttttttatttttttctaaaggCACATAAgtccttttagtttatttctttataatttagcccatcaacgtttttagttatttacGTAACTTTTTCAAGTGTGAAGGTTTATTTGCACTATGGAAAAACGTTGAGAATTCAAATGGtaaggaaataaataaaaagtcttATATGCTCTTTCTAAAAATATCTAAAAGACTTATTTATACCTTCTGTCTAATTTACTAGGTTTAGATACTAACCTACTAGATGTTGAGCTCATTTTATTATACAATACCCAATTAATAGTGTACATTTTTCTGAATTCATCTATTAATTTGAAATGCTACAGGTAACTATGATCCTATATGAGGTTCTTAGGCTATACCCACCGGTAATTGTGCTCAATAAAGTTGTTAATGAAGAAATAAGACTCGGAAATGTGACATTACCGGCTGGAGTTCAAGTCTCGCTGCCGATGGTCCTTATACATCGAGATCCCGAGATATGGGGAGACGATGCATCCGAATTCAAACCAGAGAGATTTTCCGACGGAATTTCAACGGTAACAAACAATCAAGTAGCATTCTTCCCTTTTGGTTATGGCCCTAGAGTATGCATTGGCCAGAACTTTGCTCTAACAGAAGCAAAAATGGCTTTGGCAATAATTCTACAAAATTTCTCCTTTGGCCTTGCACCATCCTATGTCCATGCTCCTTGCACCGTTGCAACTCTTCAACCACAATATGGCGCTCTCTTAATCTTACAAAAACTTGACacataaaattatagttatgtttaTTGACGGATTTCGGAATATTGAACTCTTTAGGTCGCTTAAGTtctgtttaattttaatttaattagtaaaccttaatttatttctattttttcggTGAATTTTAACTTCTATTGTGTTGGAAAGTCGCTCCTCAATTCATACCGGATTTTGCCTATGTAGTGGTCGGGAAGGATGTTGTCGCATCACAGCCCCGTCTCTCTTCGCTAAGTGACTTTATGTTAtaagaaaaattcataaattttatacaattaatgGACTTTATCAAAACCCGTCATTtgataacaaaaatattatgaGAATCTATGGATTATAAGATTCACCGTCCTTCATTCAAAATCCTACCTCCTACATAGGAAAGttgaaatttatcatttttttatgaataattaattattttaaaattcaattgttCTAAAAGTATTCTTATGAGTTCATAAATCTATATTCATTCCAAATGATTAGAAATCATATAGTAGAATTTACGTTTCATGAATTTAATATTCAATcatgggaaaagggtcatttataaCCCCAAGGTTTGTCTATATGATCAAGTGAGCCCCTAACGTCCGAAAAATATGCCcttaacgtcttaaaaaatgaacaatcagacTTTAATTTTCACTCATAAATGAGACGTTCGGAGCTTGGTTGTAAAAATTGCGGATctggttgttcactttttaaaactttaggggcatatttgatttttttggacGTTAAGCGCTTACTTGATCGTCGAGTCAAACTTTAGAggtataaatgaccctttttccttCATAAATCTATAAATTTCACATGcaataaatttagtaaaaatcaatatatgtatttttggcttaaatgcaccaaaaatcaccaagtTTTGCGTGTTttcatatttaacataaaattaaaattttaatttttaattttgacatattgAACATGAACTTTCCATTGTTTACAATTAAGATATTTGCATTTTGGATATAAAACAATGTCGTTTTACATCTAAAATGATgtcattttacatccaaaagACTGGTGCCTTAATTGCAAAAGTTGAAAAGTTCGTgtattttttgccaaaattaaaaatttatattaaacatgcaaaacacgcgaaagttagtaatttttgttgcatttaaacctttttttttggaaatcaaCATGAATGCCATTATATTAACTTAGGTATAAGATGCAGGGTAAACCTGCAGATttcgagaaaaaaaaaatgtttatgcTACAATTATAAGCAATTTGATCGCAAATCTACCTTATAAatcttaaaaaaggtgaaataaatACTGCTGTGAAGTTGAATACAAGTTTGaatcttcaaaaaaatttacaacTAAAGACTTAGACATCGCAAAAATTGCGGAAACCAAAATAAATCTACAATAAAACAAGCTGAAACCAACATAAGATTCttaaagaaatcaaaaaaaCTTCATAAAATCGGATCCATCAAGAATTGAAACAGGTGATCGCCTAAACGATAAAATCTTAATCCAATTTGCAAAACACTCGACTAACTCATGCaaactaaatatttaaactgtaaaaatACTCTGAAACCACACCAAATTTCCACAGCagaacaatttatttaaaaaaaatacaaaatatgcaTTAAACGATGGAAGAGGTGTTGTTGACATCCAGCCAAAGACCGGAGATCAATGCCTCTTACCACAAAATCCGATGACCCAATCCCTTTTTCTTAAAAAGTGGTGTTTCTCCCTCTAGAACcctagagagagagagagagagagagagagagagagagagagagagagagagagagagagagagagagagagagagagaaccGCTTGAAGTGaccatatattttataaacatcAATCCAAAAGAAGGCCGAATACTTTGAACCAAATACACTCTTGATTACAACTCATTTCTAACTTATTTCTATGCAGATGAAGGCGCGGCCAGCAATTCTAGGCTATTGTAAATCACAGCAATCACGCCAATGATCAAGAGTTTTCTATCGTAAGATATATTTTTCagagaaataaaattaatttttttcttcaacaAATTTCTGACGAGACCGCCTGGTCTAGTGAGAGAACTGAGAAGCACACTTTTAGAAGCCACCTTTTAACTTTACAATCCCAAATAGAAACAGCAAGCCAATTCATACTATGAGCAATAGGGGTCAATTTAGAAAGAATTGCATACAGGATTACATCAAATGTGATTTAACAGACATACAAAAATCAAGCTTTAAAAGTATCTTTAAAGCTGCTGCCGCCGCCGTTTTGTTATACTGCCAGTCTGATGAGAATGGTAACGGTTTTGCATAGTTGGGCAACATACATCAGGAACAAAATCAGAACCATCAGACTGAATATGACTGCGCTTTGGCCAATAAAGCCCGGAAGTAGTCGGAGGAGAAGGAATCTGTGGCACTGCCCAGGAACTGTCTGGAACCCGACCCAGACATTCATCATCATCAACTTCTTCGTCAGCAGATCGTAAAATTGCAAAGCTATCAGAGTCGCTGCGTTTGCCACTATCAGCCTGAAACAGGAGTGGAAAAGGAGGAATTACAATAGATACAAAGAAAGAAACAACAAACATGGGAGTGGTAGTTGCAAAAACTAGGtcataaaaatctaaattacCAGAGAGCTCATTAGAACTCCAGATAATGGACTTCTGTACAGGGGTGTGCAAAAAACGAACCGAACCAATAACCGAATGAAATCGACAAATTcagttttatttgatttgaaattatAGCTTTTGATTTTTCTATTCGGTCCGGCAGTTTCAGTACAAACCAAAACAAAATATCAATCGAACCGACTAATTTGTTTTcggtaaaaaattaaattttttgattgtcTGGTTTGGTTCAAACCAAATGCACACAGCTACTTTAGTCGACACCCAAATGGAAAAAATTTTGATGTCACCATTATCAATAGGTCTGCCAAAGGCCTTAGGTCTATTTTGCAGTTGGACATTTGGGAATTCAGTTAAGAATGAAATTGCAGAACTTCCAAACAAACCAACTCTAGCTTGTGacaaatttaagaaatttaacaaataaaatagaaaaaaataaacaacttAAGCCTAATAACACAAGCTACAGGAAACAGTTACAACAGTTCATGATCATATATGTAGGGTACAAACTTTCTTTAATTATTAACTCCACCTATAAGCTGCTAAAAACATGTAAATACTAACTGataatcatataattaaaattacatcACAAACCAAAGAAACAATTTTCTTGACAAATCTGCATTTGTGTCATTAAGAAAAAGATTGACTAATATAAAACAAGATTTGCAATTCAACAGAGATACAATATTTACACGAAAATGAGCTCTAAGATAATAGGCATGATATTGTGTTCTATGAAGTCGAGCATGGTAATATAATTGATGATGTGTACCTTAGACGATCCATTGTCAATATAGCCATAATTCTGACTAAAATCAGAGAATCCAAGAAATTCATCTATCTGCCAATTTGGCATGCCTCCAGCTACAGAACCTCCAGAATAAGAATTCTTTGCAGGTCCGATCTTCTCACTTGCCCCAACCTGCGTAGGCAAAGCCTGATTGTGCAAATTAGCCAGTGGCATTGGAGTTCCTTTTCTTGTAAGGGGTTGAACTTTTGTTTCTGAAGTCTTTCCATCATTCGGCGACTTCTCCGAAGAAGATGCACCAGGGTCAGTTGGTTCTAGACCTACTTGTACTCCAGTTAGAAGAAACCTCTGATGGGCAGCCACATGGGCATTTGCTGTATGAATAGCAACATCACATTTTCTGCAGAGTAAAGCTCGATCTtctaaacaaaagaaaaagccAATCGCTTCCTGTgtcaacaaaaaatttaaatcagcAGGTAGCTAATTCACAAACACAATtctttatcatataatttttataggTACAACCGAAACTACACGTCACACACCTATTACTTGATAAATACTTCAGTTTTCAAGCAAGcccggaaaaaaaaaatcaaacaagtaACCGATCTAGCAAATATACAACTACTTAATAATCTTGCCATTTCCTCCACAACTAGTTTTCTCCAGAATTTGTTCAGTTTATGCAACAAATGAAGCAAACAGGATCCATCCTCATGTGGTATTGAGATAACAGCTATATTGCACGGAAACATTAATATGATAATGTTGAatcaaaaattctaaaataaacGGAAAAAATCGTTTTTTAGCCAGAATATGTTTAAATATAGATTATTTCAGTTTCAAAGGCATTTCCATTTCCGGAAATGAAAACCCGAAATGTAAAACTGTATTCTTTTTATGTGATAACAACACCATCCATCTCTCCAACTATCACCTACTTCTTACACTAATTCCAATTAATCAACCCTCATCATCCGCTTTAAAAAACACTTCATAAGCAGTTGACATATTCTTGACAGGATCGCTATTCGAGAAATTTCTCGAAATTTTGTTAGGTATACTCAGTCCACCACATTATCCGTGTCCTGATTCAATCTCTTTAAAACACATAATTATAATGATAGCACTAACATAATTTTGCTAAACGTTATACACATTTAGTCATATGTTTTAAAGTGATGGGCTCAGTTCACGATGTGCTATACTGAGTTTAGCTGAGAATTTCTcgcaaaattgaaataaaattctaaacaaacataaaaagAATGGTGTTAGAAAAGAGAATTTGTAAAGTACCTGACAAATATCGCATTTGGGCATGTGGGGAGAAGAAGTAGACAAAGGAACCCTCTGGTGTTTACTGGCTAACTTATTAGCAGCGTGAACCTTCTCATCGCAGCCCCAACACAAAGCTGCCTCGTCGGCGCAGCACAGTACGTTCGCCTCCGCCGCCTCACACACGTTGCACTGTATCTTCATTTCTTATTTTCAATTGCTaacacaaattataaaattgttttgatttttggtaaacCCTAAAAGGGAATTGAATTTGAGATCTTTGGGAGAGAAACGAGAGGATCAAATGGAGCCAGCAGATACAGAGGGTTTAAGAACAGAGAAATTGTTTTTAaagttttagatttttatttcgGCCATGGATGGTTGTGTACACGTGTCACTTCCTCGCTCTTGACTTGAAGAGAATTTAAGAGACCAACCTGGCTGTCCTGTCCTTGTATTGTGTTTAATCATTAATGACTAACGAGGAGCAAAGGATCGATTCACTCTGAAATTGGCAACAAGTATCAAAaatattaggcttaattacttaaaaaacccccaccttgtatttttttttcgtttatacccccaCCTAggagaatttttatttataccctATTTGGGGTTTTCCGTTTTCAACCCTACCCTCAAAAAAAAAGGCACGCTTAATAGTACACGGTGTTGTCCATCTCAGCAAAATTCATTAAAACACACCGTTTCATTTGCTGACGGGGATTTTAATTGACC is a window of Mercurialis annua linkage group LG2, ddMerAnnu1.2, whole genome shotgun sequence DNA encoding:
- the LOC126667201 gene encoding cytochrome P450 72A397-like; the encoded protein is MRVTNGLSIERLLIQHFINRSLRAAFGSNYDEGKLIFDLLKELSSLVIQALSSVNINISSWRFIPTKKNRRIQEIDRKIEVALRSIINKRERAVKGGDEGSNDLLGLLIESNLREKNEGGVGLTNQEVTDECRLFYFAGQESTSVLLVWTLIFLSKFPHWQSLARDEIFNVFADKKPDFDGLNRLKVVTMILYEVLRLYPPVIVLNKVVNEEIRLGNVTLPAGVQVSLPMVLIHRDPEIWGDDASEFKPERFSDGISTVTNNQVAFFPFGYGPRVCIGQNFALTEAKMALAIILQNFSFGLAPSYVHAPCTVATLQPQYGALLILQKLDT
- the LOC126670311 gene encoding B-box zinc finger protein 22 encodes the protein MKIQCNVCEAAEANVLCCADEAALCWGCDEKVHAANKLASKHQRVPLSTSSPHMPKCDICQEAIGFFFCLEDRALLCRKCDVAIHTANAHVAAHQRFLLTGVQVGLEPTDPGASSSEKSPNDGKTSETKVQPLTRKGTPMPLANLHNQALPTQVGASEKIGPAKNSYSGGSVAGGMPNWQIDEFLGFSDFSQNYGYIDNGSSKADSGKRSDSDSFAILRSADEEVDDDECLGRVPDSSWAVPQIPSPPTTSGLYWPKRSHIQSDGSDFVPDVCCPTMQNRYHSHQTGSITKRRRQQL